Proteins co-encoded in one Kribbella qitaiheensis genomic window:
- the nagA gene encoding N-acetylglucosamine-6-phosphate deacetylase: MTTYRVGRLVTPDDVLENAWIQVVDSDIFAFGRRSDGMPADGQRPEDLGDVTVVPGFVDIHTHGGGGSTYSTTDPEEARKVAAFHARHGTTTTMASLVTGPLDELVSQTACLADLVTDGVIAGVHLEGPFLSEASCGAHEPTLLRDPVEGDVAKVLGDAVKMVTIAPELPSGLDAIRQVVDAGVVAALGHTDATYEQMIAGADAGATVATHLFNGMRPFHHRDPGPVGAALNDPRLLLEVINDGMHLDPQVVRVALAAAGVNRIALITDAMIATGMPNGRYLLGSLEVDVKDGLATLAHGTHSIAGSTLTMDVAFANAVKAGTSLVDASRMASTTPAEAFGWYNVGGIETGKRADLVLLDEEYAVRKVMRAGAWLD, encoded by the coding sequence ATGACGACGTATCGCGTGGGCCGCCTGGTCACGCCCGACGACGTACTCGAGAACGCCTGGATCCAGGTGGTCGACAGCGACATCTTCGCCTTCGGCCGCCGGTCCGACGGGATGCCGGCCGACGGGCAGCGCCCCGAGGACCTCGGCGACGTCACGGTGGTCCCCGGCTTCGTCGACATTCACACGCACGGCGGTGGCGGTTCGACGTACTCGACGACCGACCCCGAGGAGGCCCGCAAGGTCGCGGCCTTCCATGCCAGGCACGGCACCACCACGACGATGGCGAGCCTGGTCACCGGACCGCTCGACGAGCTCGTCAGTCAGACCGCCTGCCTGGCCGATCTGGTCACCGACGGCGTGATCGCCGGCGTACACCTCGAAGGCCCGTTCCTGTCGGAGGCCAGTTGTGGCGCGCACGAGCCGACGCTGCTGCGCGACCCGGTCGAGGGTGATGTCGCGAAGGTGCTCGGCGACGCGGTGAAGATGGTGACGATCGCGCCGGAGCTGCCGAGCGGGCTGGACGCGATCCGTCAGGTCGTCGACGCCGGCGTGGTCGCGGCGCTCGGGCACACGGACGCGACGTACGAACAGATGATCGCCGGGGCGGATGCCGGCGCGACGGTGGCGACCCATCTCTTCAACGGGATGCGGCCGTTCCATCACCGCGACCCGGGTCCGGTCGGCGCCGCGCTGAACGATCCGCGGCTGCTGCTCGAGGTGATCAACGACGGAATGCACCTGGATCCGCAGGTGGTTCGGGTCGCCCTGGCCGCGGCCGGTGTGAACCGGATCGCGCTGATCACCGACGCGATGATCGCGACCGGAATGCCGAACGGGCGCTACCTGCTCGGCAGTCTCGAGGTCGATGTGAAGGACGGGCTGGCGACACTTGCCCACGGCACCCATTCGATCGCCGGCAGCACCTTGACGATGGATGTCGCGTTCGCCAACGCGGTCAAGGCCGGGACGTCCCTGGTCGACGCGTCGCGGATGGCGTCGACCACGCCGGCCGAGGCGTTCGGTTGGTACAACGTGGGTGGTATCGAGACCGGCAAACGGGCCGATCTTGTTCTCCTGGACGAGGAGTACGCCGTCCGTAAGGTGATGCGGGCCGGCGCGTGGCTGGATTGA
- a CDS encoding ROK family protein: MDPCEVVVAVDLGGTRMKCGLVAADGAVLHRETRPTPREAGGRAVLEALLETVVELGQKAAADGHRVRAVGVVVPGIIDAATGTVGAENLAWAGTPVLAELKAAIGHDQHVILAHDVRAGGYAELRQGALTGTTNSLFLPLGTGIAAAMVVDGSLVSGDGYAGELGHTRFVNGEAAELCACGQWGCLETVASAAALARRYGVRTGRVVDGSREVLELLAEGDPDAEAVWKEAMAALIDALVLYTTLVAPTRIAIGGGLVGAGETLLAPLREGVTARLTFQRNPEIVAAVLGEEAGCLGAALMAWDSVTAEESGEQPV; the protein is encoded by the coding sequence GTGGACCCCTGTGAAGTCGTGGTTGCCGTCGATCTCGGTGGAACCCGGATGAAGTGCGGCCTGGTCGCCGCCGACGGTGCCGTGCTGCACCGCGAGACCAGGCCGACACCCCGGGAGGCCGGGGGCCGCGCCGTGCTCGAAGCCCTGCTCGAAACCGTCGTCGAACTGGGCCAGAAGGCGGCCGCCGACGGCCACCGGGTCCGGGCCGTCGGGGTCGTGGTGCCCGGCATCATCGACGCCGCGACGGGCACCGTCGGAGCCGAGAACCTCGCCTGGGCCGGTACGCCGGTGCTCGCGGAGCTGAAGGCTGCGATCGGCCACGACCAGCACGTGATCCTGGCGCACGACGTCCGCGCGGGCGGCTACGCCGAGCTCCGCCAAGGCGCCCTGACCGGTACGACGAACTCGCTCTTCCTCCCGCTCGGTACCGGGATCGCGGCGGCCATGGTCGTCGACGGTTCGCTGGTCAGCGGTGACGGATACGCCGGGGAGCTCGGCCACACCCGGTTCGTGAACGGCGAAGCCGCCGAGCTCTGCGCCTGCGGCCAATGGGGCTGCCTCGAGACGGTCGCCTCTGCCGCCGCCTTGGCAAGACGGTACGGCGTACGCACGGGCCGGGTCGTCGACGGCTCCCGTGAGGTTCTCGAGCTCCTCGCGGAAGGCGATCCCGACGCCGAGGCCGTCTGGAAGGAAGCGATGGCCGCTCTGATCGACGCCCTGGTCCTCTACACGACCCTGGTCGCGCCGACCCGGATCGCCATCGGCGGCGGGCTGGTCGGAGCCGGTGAAACCCTGCTGGCGCCGCTGCGCGAGGGTGTCACCGCGCGGCTGACGTTCCAGCGCAACCCGGAGATCGTCGCCGCCGTCCTCGGCGAAGAGGCCGGTTGTCTAGGTGCCGCTTTGATGGCCTGGGACAGCGTCACCGCCGAAGAGAGTGGAGAACAGCCGGTATGA
- a CDS encoding TetR family transcriptional regulator: METPVESTRERLLNIAEQRFGEGGYEGTSLRAITVAAAANIAAVNYHFGSKEALLRAAVARAMAPVNTERRRRLDQLEAKGRPTAEQLIRAFVEPGLDLVLRRGERGPVVARFIGRIAFDPSQRIRELYAAESDPVEARYLAALQAALPRSAPESVAFGYVNMLGLLALHQSQALAKPPGDAVDPVDDPGKLAENLIAFLVAAFDRGLRA, translated from the coding sequence GTGGAAACACCCGTGGAATCAACCCGGGAAAGATTGCTCAACATCGCCGAGCAGAGGTTCGGCGAGGGGGGTTACGAAGGTACCTCGCTGCGAGCCATCACGGTCGCGGCAGCAGCCAATATCGCCGCTGTGAACTATCACTTCGGTTCGAAGGAAGCGTTGCTCCGGGCCGCGGTCGCTCGGGCGATGGCGCCGGTGAACACCGAGCGCCGGCGCCGGCTGGACCAGTTGGAGGCGAAAGGCCGGCCGACGGCCGAGCAGTTGATCCGCGCGTTCGTCGAGCCAGGACTTGATCTCGTACTACGCCGCGGTGAGCGCGGGCCGGTGGTCGCCAGGTTCATCGGCCGGATCGCGTTCGACCCGAGTCAGCGGATCCGCGAACTGTACGCCGCCGAGTCGGATCCGGTCGAGGCGAGGTATCTGGCGGCATTGCAGGCCGCGTTGCCGAGGTCCGCGCCGGAGTCGGTCGCGTTCGGCTACGTGAACATGCTCGGGCTGCTCGCCCTGCACCAATCGCAGGCGCTCGCCAAGCCGCCGGGGGACGCGGTCGATCCGGTCGACGATCCGGGCAAGCTGGCCGAGAACCTGATCGCGTTCCTGGTCGCCGCCTTCGACCGGGGCCTCCGCGCTTGA